A segment of the Bacteroidota bacterium genome:
ATTCCTCTCATGTTATTTCCTGATTTGTTCATGTGCTTCATCATTTTACGCATGTTTTTCAGTTGTTTAATTAATTGATTTACTTCTTGTACGCTTCTTCCACTACCCTTTGCAATACGCTTTTTGCGATAAGCATTAAGAAGTTCAGGGTCTTTTCTCTCGTTTGGTTTCATTGAAGAAATCAGTGCTTCAATATGCTTAAATGAGTCATCGTCAATGTCTTGTCCTTTAACCATTTTATTCATTCCTGGTATCATTGACATCAAATCTTTTATGTTACCCATTTTTTGAATCTGTTTCAATTGTTTTAACAAGTCTTCAAAGTCAAAGGTGTTTTGGCGAAATTTTTTCTGTAGTTTCTTTTGTTCTTTTTCATCAAAAACTTGTTCTGCCTTTTCAACAAGAGAAACAACATCGCCCATTCCCAGAATACGATTTGCCATCCTGTCGGGATGAAAAAATTCAATATCGCTAAGTTTTTCACCTGCACTTATAAATTTTATTGGTTTTTCTACAACTTTCAAAATGGAAATTGCTGCTCCACCTCTTGTATCACCATCCATTTTTGTTAGTACAACACCATTAAAATCAAGTTTTTCGTTAAATGCTTTTGCTGTATTTACAGCATCTTGACCCGTCATTGAGTCAACTACAAAAAGTATTTCACCGCGATTTATTTCTTTTTTGATGTTTGATATTTCATCCATCATTTGCTTGTCAATACCAAGCCGACCGGCAGTGTCAATAATTACAATATCATTGTTGTTTTCTTTTGCATAAGAAATAGATCTTTTTGCAATTTTTACAGGGTCTTTTTTATCTTCTTCGCTGTAA
Coding sequences within it:
- the ffh gene encoding signal recognition particle protein, with amino-acid sequence MFENLTDKLEGAFKKIKGQGSITELNVAQTVKEVRRALVDADVNYKIAKEFTNDVKEKALGSNVLNAVSPGQMIIKIVHDQLIQIMGGTKEDVNLKGNPAIILLAGLQGSGKTTFAGKLANHYKSKGKNPLLTACDVYRPAAIEQIKILGEQINVPVYSEEDKKDPVKIAKRSISYAKENNNDIVIIDTAGRLGIDKQMMDEISNIKKEINRGEILFVVDSMTGQDAVNTAKAFNEKLDFNGVVLTKMDGDTRGGAAISILKVVEKPIKFISAGEKLSDIEFFHPDRMANRILGMGDVVSLVEKAEQVFDEKEQKKLQKKFRQNTFDFEDLLKQLKQIQKMGNIKDLMSMIPGMNKMVKGQDIDDDSFKHIEALISSMKPNERKDPELLNAYRKKRIAKGSGRSVQEVNQLIKQLKNMRKMMKHMNKSGNNMRGMPKDMSFMN